From one Trifolium pratense cultivar HEN17-A07 linkage group LG1, ARS_RC_1.1, whole genome shotgun sequence genomic stretch:
- the LOC123885080 gene encoding GDSL esterase/lipase At4g28780-like, whose translation MCDNFSTNSHLNIIMRNMRVVFITFIFVLVTISMIVPKTVEATRAFFVFGDSLVDNGNNNYLPTTARADSPPYGVDYMPTRRPSGRFSNGFNLPDLIGQHIGLSEPTLPYLSNELTGQKLLVGANFASAGIGILNDTGIQFVEILRMFQQFSMFEQYKERLSGEVGEVEASRIVNGALVLITLGGNDFVNNYFLTPFSPRSRQFNVPQFCTYIISHYQNILMRLFELGARRVLVTGAGPLGCVPAQLATRSLNGECVNEIQQAAQFFNQLLFQLIKDLNTQLGSDVFIVADAYQMNMNFITNPQSFGFVTSKIACCGQGRFNGVGLCTALSNLCPNRDVYAFWDPFHPTQRALEFIVRDIFNGTSEFMSPMNLSTIMAMDTSI comes from the exons atgtgTGACAATTTCTCAACTAATTCTCATCTCAACATCATAATGAGAAACATGAGAGTAGTTTTTATCACTTTCATCTTTGTGTTGGTCACTATCAGCATGATTGTTCCAAAGACAGTTGAAGCAACTCGTGCTTTCTTTGTGTTTGGTGACTCACTCGTTGACAATGGCAACAATAATTATTTGCCAACCACGGCACGTGCCGACTCTCCTCCGTATGGCGTTGACTATATGCCCACTCGTCGCCCCAGCGGCCGCTTCTCCAACGGCTTCAATCTCCCTGACCTTATCG GGCAGCATATTGGACTATCTGAACCAACATTGCCatacttgagtaatgaattgacCGGACAAAAGTTATTAGTTGGGGCCAATTTTGCTTCAGCAGGGATTGGAATCCTTAATGACACTGGCATTCAATtt GTAGAAATATTGAGAATGTTTCAACAATTTTCTATGTTTGAACAGTACAAAGAAAGATTGAGTGGAGAAGTAGGGGAAGTGGAGGCAAGTAGAATTGTGAATGGAGCATTGGTACTTATTACACTTGGTGGTAATGACTTTGTCAACAATTATTTTCTCACTCCATTTTCTCCTAGGTCTCGTCAATTCAACGTGCCACAATTCTGCACTTATATTATCTCCCACTATCAAAATATTCTTATG AGGTTGTTTGAGTTGGGAGCTAGAAGGGTGCTTGTGACAGGAGCTGGCCCATTGGGTTGTGTTCCTGCTCAGCTTGCTACTAGGAGCTTAAATGGAGAGTGTGTAAATGAGATACAACAAGCTGCTCAATTTTTCAACCAACTTTTGTTTCAACTGATTAAAGACCTCAACACCCAACTAGGTTCTGATGTATTTATTGTTGCAGATGCTTACCAAATGAATATGAATTTCATCACCAACCCTCAAAGCTTTG GTTTTGTTACATCAAAGATAGCTTGTTGTGGTCAAGGACGTTTCAATGGAGTGGGACTATGCACTGCCTTATCAAACCTATGCCCAAATCGTGATGTCTATGCATTTTGGGACCCTTTTCACCCTACTCAACGTGCTTTGGAGTTTATTGTTCGAGACATCTTTAATGGAACCTCTGAGTTTATGAGTCCTATGAACCTTAGTACCATAATGGCCATGGACACCAGCATCTAA
- the LOC123885088 gene encoding midasin-like isoform X1 encodes MHRSVAVTTHVIANVLVSLFSKGFGTSAENNEEDGTVNASEDATGTDMGESVGLNDVSDQITDEDQLLGTREQQKEKQEDSNEVPSSNKEGIEMDQDFQADAVSLSEESSENKDCDGENEELESEMGLTGPDSEAVGEKIWDQNEDETPKDTKEKFESGPSVKDKDGSNKELRAKDESTINEAGDDSCTYDVTVVTKSFFLYTIYFVTLALVTNV; translated from the exons ATGCACAGATCA GTAGCAGTAACAACTCATGTGATTGCAAATGTTCTAGTTTCTTTATTTTCAAAAGGTTTTGGAACATCAGCAGAAAACAATGAGGAAGATGGAACCGTCAATGCATCTGAAGATGCAACTGGGACTGACATGGGGGAAAGTGTTGGATTAAATGATGTCAGTGATCAGATCACTGATGAAGATCAGCTGCTGGGAACACGTGAACAG CAAAAGGAAAAGCAAGAGGACTCCAACGAAGTGCCAAGTAGCAATAAAGAAGGCATTGAGATGGATCAGGATTTTCAGGCTGATGCAGTAAGCCTCAGTGAGGAGTCTAGTGAAAATAAAGACTGTGATGGTGAGAATGAGGAGCTTGAGTCTGAAATGGGTCTGACGGGACCAGATAGTGAAGCAGTTGGAGAGAAAATTTGGGATCAGAATGAAGACGAGACTCCTAAAGATACAAAAGAAAAGTTTGAATCAGGACCTTCAGTTAAGGATAAAGACGGAAGCAACAAGGAGTTAAGAGCCAAGGATGAGTCTACCATCAATGAAGCTGGGGACGATAGTT GTACATATGATGTTACTGTTGTGACAAAATCCTTCTTcctatatactatatattttgtaaCCTTGGCCTTGGTTACTAATGTGTGA
- the LOC123885088 gene encoding midasin-like isoform X2, with product MHRSVAVTTHVIANVLVSLFSKGFGTSAENNEEDGTVNASEDATGTDMGESVGLNDVSDQITDEDQLLGTREQQKEKQEDSNEVPSSNKEGIEMDQDFQADAVSLSEESSENKDCDGENEELESEMGLTGPDSEAVGEKIWDQNEDETPKDTKEKFESGPSVKDKDGSNKELRAKDESTINEAGDDSCFLVFYIGQLF from the exons ATGCACAGATCA GTAGCAGTAACAACTCATGTGATTGCAAATGTTCTAGTTTCTTTATTTTCAAAAGGTTTTGGAACATCAGCAGAAAACAATGAGGAAGATGGAACCGTCAATGCATCTGAAGATGCAACTGGGACTGACATGGGGGAAAGTGTTGGATTAAATGATGTCAGTGATCAGATCACTGATGAAGATCAGCTGCTGGGAACACGTGAACAG CAAAAGGAAAAGCAAGAGGACTCCAACGAAGTGCCAAGTAGCAATAAAGAAGGCATTGAGATGGATCAGGATTTTCAGGCTGATGCAGTAAGCCTCAGTGAGGAGTCTAGTGAAAATAAAGACTGTGATGGTGAGAATGAGGAGCTTGAGTCTGAAATGGGTCTGACGGGACCAGATAGTGAAGCAGTTGGAGAGAAAATTTGGGATCAGAATGAAGACGAGACTCCTAAAGATACAAAAGAAAAGTTTGAATCAGGACCTTCAGTTAAGGATAAAGACGGAAGCAACAAGGAGTTAAGAGCCAAGGATGAGTCTACCATCAATGAAGCTGGGGACGATAGTT GTTTTTTGGTGTTTTATATTGGCCAGTTGTTTTAA